The Magallana gigas chromosome 6, xbMagGiga1.1, whole genome shotgun sequence genome includes the window TTCTGCCAAGTTCGTTGATGACTATATTCGTATCATCAAGTCCGCTTCTGAAGGGGACCGCGAGGGAATCAAACACTGGTCCGTTGAAAGCGGCTTCCTTACTGGATACGAAACTAAGGTATGTATCagtgtggaatcatttttattcaaggGGGTCAATATTCATGGAGagccaaaattttcctggttTTTTGGGGACCTAATTTTGTCGGTAGCAAGTTTTATTTTGTAAGTAAATACTAAACAAATGCTTGAACATAGGTTCGTTGGAATGTAAATTCAAGTGCAAGGGTTACCCATGAAAGTCAAGAACAATGGTCCCCCACGATAAATGATCATTCCACAGTACATCCCTGGTGTTCATCTGTTTAATTGTATAATTCCTGAATCTaaaccagaaaaaaatcaagaatggtATAAACTGTATAAAATAAATCTGTTAAAAATAAGCATGGTTGTATAAAAGAtcaaaacattatatatattcaaattgtatacaaaaaaagtatatgtatacatgaatAATGTTACATTTGTAGACGATGGAGAATGCCCACGTGGATGCTGTTATGATTCTTGGAGAGGCCATGGCCTTTGATGACAATTTCGATTTCGGAGCACAAAGTGCAACCATGCGTATCTTTAACCTCATTCCTGTGATGGCTAAACACAGACTTACTCCCCCTCCCCACGAAACATATTCACTTCATCGCAAAATGTCCGGATCTTTCCTCATTTGTACCAAGCTTAATGGCAAAGTCAACTGTAAAAAActatttgatgatatttttgcTCGTTATCAGTTTGGAAAGGAATGTGAATTTTGGCAGGACTAAATCTAGTCTTTTTGTAgtatttttcatgtaaatattattatttttgtttattgccTTAATGTACTGTTTAGTCAATGTAGACCATTGTTTTGcataataaagttttatttaaaaggaaaaaaatagaatttccTTCATCTTtgcattttcaaacaattatatGTGTAGATAATCTGTGCTTGAAAAAAATCTTGCTTAGGAAGTGGTTTTGGATTTTACTGCATTGATGTAGTTCAAGTTGCGACAGATAtattagagaggttgagatttcaaacgtgtacgggtacgtgTACGTGAACTAGGGGAACCACCAAATTTCTTTGAAGTGTTAATCAGTCTGTCAGTCCTAAGTGCAACTCCTCCGAAACCGCTGCATAGAATTTTCTTATTTAGTATTTAGGACACAATTCGAGATGTGCATGTTACCAGGAAATTcatattcctttatttttctGGGAAGTTTGGCCTTATTGAACTTAGAATTTGGGCCTTTTATCAAATAAAGTGATGAACTGTTTGTCAGCGCAACACCTCTTAAACCACTTCACAGAATTTCAAGAAACTTTGTAGTTATTTAGGACACATGTAGATGTTCATATTACCAGGAAATTCTGATTCTGTtatttttctgttgttgttaAGGACAAAAAGTATAGAAATGCATTTATGCTGGAAGTTTTCATGTGATGTGTTTTTTggaagggggtgggtgggggggttATGCccctgtttatatatattttgtataaaaatgtgtatCCTGCAATTCATTAATTACACACAGCATTGTCAAGTAATTggggaatggggggggggggggggggtatgtgaGCTTGCTCGCTTCTTTCATATCTTCTGTACACCTTTTGCAGGTGATTGGATTTCCTTTGATTTCATTATGATGCAGTTTACTctaaaaattgttaaagatCAGGTGAAAATGTTTTACAGTTCTCTAATATTGGTTTCACTAGAAGTTGTCTTATCAGTGCAGTAGGGCTTTCTTTGTTaattgttaatgtttttttcatcTGATGAATTTGTACaaagcgggttttttttttctttcaattgttTTAACTGTGTATGTCATTGAAATATTCACCTCTGAAGTTTGCTTAAATCTGGTTGCTGTTTGTGATAAGGTTGTTATCTCTACGGATCATTAAAACTACATGGAAGTGATGCATTAAAGGACTGGAAACCAATTTTAAAAGGGCTAAAATGTATCTAGTTGCAgtgtgtttttatgaaaaatgggAAACAATCTTTTGGACAGAAATTTCAGAATTATAAAGTAAGAGAAATGTAAGTAAAGGgtcatttaaaaacttttctaATGATTTAAAGAAGATGGGCAAGTAAGGCAGGTAAAATTTGTAGATAAGAATGGCCTGCCAAACTCGTCAAACAGTGTTATTGTATAGATATTCAATGCCTTTTACTTTATAGAGTGGATCtctgctccatatttttgtccaAGACTTATTTAAAAGGTGTAATGGAAAAAGAACCAactttcaattaaaatacaatatgtAACCTTGAAATAATGACCTCCcatacattaaaaataacattttgtatcACAGGAattgaaatgggggggggggggaggctgtAAACTCCCGTCCAAATTCTTTAATACAAAGATTTCGGCTTTTTAGGTTTAAAGTTCAAAGCTACCAAAACTTGCATGTAaggcattttttttatctcatttgcgtttgttgaaataattaaacacattatagatatttatgtttcttttgCACGACTGCATTACATTTGTCATTTGGTGAGTACTTTCCATCCATTATTTAACCATAGCTTGGATAGTTATGAAAAGAATTCAACACACCATCCCCTTTTCTAAATGGTTTTATCCAGTTTGTAATGTTTATAACTCATATTTGCTATTTTGATGTTTCGTTGTGTAGAGAAAATGTAATGTGTAGCCCAGAACGATTCAATTTTTCATTCAGAAAATGCGGCGGGAATCAACAAAgtgacattttaaatataaacatcaAAAGCGTTTTCAGCATATACCAGATGTGTCCAAGTTATTCTTCATTACCATTacacaaatttgattttatttgcgATATTCTGAATACCACATGTAATTCTATGGCTTATTTAACTTTTGTTGATCAGTTTTTCAAGTTTTTTCCCTAATATTAAAGGTTATTGACGACGAATTATATTTCTCTTTGAtaatattaaagttttaatgaaattattctGTTGACATCAAgatcatcaataaaattttataataaggCATAAAGCCAGGGTTAAAAGTAGTAAATTCCATCCGATTAAAGGCTGTATGTAAATAATGGTTTTCTCTTACGATGGCGGCCTCGTCATCAATCAATTTTGAGATCGAGGGAGAGTTTAAAAACCGCGGACTCTCCTCCTCATGTTCAATGCGCTTCTCGTATGCATGCTCTAACTGTAAAAGATAACAACAATGCAATGGGATGCCAGCCAACAGTAACCCATTAATCTGTTAATAGAAATTAATTGCTTCGGAAAATTAACTGAACAGGTGAGGATATTCGTAAAAGCAATCACCATTTGCCAATTGCTGATTTTCATGAAGAGAAGATAGAACTTCAAGGTATTTGTTAGGGGTGAAAACTTGCAACCCATTTTCATTTGTTGATGATAGAAAAAAAACGAAAACAGAACGTTGTTGTGAAAACAAGATGTCGGAGCTATACATAAATCTTCGAGCACAAACCGATTTTGTGTTGGCCATTCTTTCTTTCACAATGGTCCCAGTTGTTCTGATTGGGAATTTACTCGTAATCATTTCACtgatcaaattcaaatttcgtTTCCGGAATGTGACCAATCTCTTTATCGGCTCCTTGTCGGTGGCGGACTGTCTCCTCGGAGTTCTGACTTTACCAATCTACGCTTCGTTTTATTTAGATGGGGAGAGATTAGCATCCATGAAATTTCTATGTTTGTGCAAGTTCTCTTCCTGCGTCTGTTCCATGAGCGCATCGTTGACCAGCCTAGTCGCCATTGCTGTGGACCGCTACATCGCCATCATACATCCCCTAAAGTACCCCATGATCATGACGAGAAGGAGAGCTTTtgcaattatatttttcttgtgGATGTACAACTCATTTTTATTTGCCTTTCCTTTCATGGTCAACAACTACAGAAGCGATAGTAAAGAATGCGATTTCTTTCAAGTTCTACCACAAGCGTATTCTTTGAGCTCAACTTTCGGCGCCATTTTTATATGTTTGACGGCCACcctttacatgtacatccgAATTTTCAGAGTTGCACAAAAACACAAGAAAAGagtaaacaaatacaaaaagaCTTTAAAATCCAGCTCGGATAAGAAATTTGAACGAGAAACAAAATCAGCAAAAACAATGGccatcattttgtttttgttctacGCTTTTTGGATACCGTTTATGGTAACAGGGCCTCTCAAATACCTGAATCTTGACAAAAATCTTAGTGAGGCCATCAAAAGCATAACTCTCTTCATTGCAATGAGCAACTCTGGCGTCAACCCAATTCTTTATTGCTGGATGAGAAAGGATTTCAAAGCGGCATTTAAGGCCATAATCCTATGCTACAGTCGCGCTCAAAGCGAGGAAACTTTTCGAGAAGCATCTGTAGGTTCAAATGgtgaaatgaagaaaaatggAAACCGGCATAGCCCTGAAGAAACAGAAGGACCAAAACACAACCCGGTTACCAAAGTCGGATCCATTGGGTCATTGACCAGTGGAGTCACTGAGAAAGGTCATGATGACGCAATCACGACTGTGGTTTGTATTTCCAAAGAAAATATGAAAGCTTTAACACCAGACTGACTAGTTTTGTTAGAATTCCTCTATTGACCGACatgggtttgtttttttaaacatttttttctttctaactTCGATTTTTCACCGTATGTGCAATATTTATGTGATGTTGTTTAAGCGGTTGTTTTgaattgtaaattgttatacgTGTTACCTTTAAGAGACGAATAATGTTTTCATTCGTTGAACTTAATTTCGTTATCCAGCGCTGCATGTTGTGTAATTTGGGTACGTTTACAATTTCTACTTTATCTTCTTGACATTTATAGTGCATTTGTCGCACTCAAATAACCTCGTGTCAAACCAAATCAAGTAACTTCGAAAATTAGATGCAACAATAATTCACATcgtaaataaagataaatatgtGAAATTATTTCTTAACTGTATTTTGAATAGAGTTTTTTGTTCGTTTATGTGCAGTGTGCTCGAGTTTGAGTTTAAGCTATATATAGTTTACGACCCAAAATTAGAAGCAATGAGCAAATCGATAGATATATGTATTGTATGAGCACATGCATATTAAGATcattaaatacaaatatgaacaTGGGCGCATTTTAAAACCGCAGATGTTGCTTACCCTACCATTGTATAAGAATAAGAATTGCATAATAAATTGTTGTCATTTATTAGCTTATTAATTGATCATTTTAATTCCTTAAACAATGCAGCCTTTTTTGGTAATCTGTCAAACGGAGCACCGCCCTATCCATGAATATGAAGATGCTCAAAATGGAATACTTGATGTACTCACGTAGAATAGATTGTCCCCAGTTACCATTTCCAAAACTTTTTGCTAAGTAAttcaatacaaataaatatctttgtGACCAAACTACGTCTTTTCATATGCAAAGTGTTCCGAGAACTTTCGATTGGGAAAAAGATTTTCCCAATGCAAATCCCCGTATGAAATGTATTTTAGGTCGATTTCGGGTATAAAAAAAAGCatgtgaaagaagaaatctTATGATTTTTGCCAAATATCGAGTTCAATTGTTCTTTACTGAAaggtatttgtatttattaagaaaatcaaCAAAAGGTGATGGAAACAGCAACCTAAAACAATCTACGTTTCATGAAAATTTCATCccagaaattaatttttaggatAAACCATTTGGAAGAAATGAACCTTATCTCAAATATAAGTGGGACAAACACAAAATATCTTTAAGATTAATGCATTAATATTCTTACGCCCTGTAATATGACAATGAACATggttattttacaatattaaaatatctttattcaCGTACggttattttttaacatttaaaaaaaaaaatggaaagttAGAGCTTATTTAAGGTGATTGATTACGTGAAAATTCATCGCGGACGGGGTTTTAGAGTAAGGACGTTCTGGACAAAACAACAAAGAACGATTGTTTATACAAATTCTTTAATATAGTTCTATCATGATATGTACTAAAATACAGAATACAATGTAATGCTTGACACtatgatggaaaaaaaatgatagagaGGAATTTCATTGTGTAATATCAGATATTATTTTGTTGCCTCTAATAACCGGGTGGGGCGCACTCTCTGGGTGGAATGAACAGCTCTGGGTCACTTATTCCAACTTTAAGGTCGTAATAACTgaaacaaagttttaaaaattgcttgaatatagaaaaattcttctaaaatttgttaaatattcatattcatGACGTTTTAAGAAGttttttgttcaattaaaaaagtttaatcagCTGAATTATTTTCTATtgcttaaacaaacaaaaaatacttattgAATTCGAGATTTGTATAATCTTTAATTCCCCCTATGAAGTCAGTTTATTCaacttttcaattttacaaatatattaggTCATTTTGGTGCCtgttgaatatacatgtagccaGTATTTAACTAAATACAATGCACTCCATCAATAAACAAAACTAGGACGTTTTAGATATCGTTATGTTAGCGGCCAAATACGGCTAAGTATACCGAATCTTgttcttttatatattattacaatATCACAGAATCAGTGATATCACAAAACATTGTTTTGTACATACCAAGGTTGCTTAACCggcataaatatacatgtacacgttttGTCGACTAATTATTTTATGTAGACAATATCAACTTGGTTTATATGGAAAACAGAGAACTTAACTGACGCGATGTTTGTTAAATCTTTAAGGTATGGCATGATTTGCATTCACATGATTAAATATGTTCTGaatttgtgaattaaaaatgtctctagaattcaaaatgaactttttaaaaatcaacaaatcaagtcgtccgtctgtctgtccgtctgttcgTGCATTCTTGTCTGGGCTATGAATCTGCTCTGGAGAATCATTGGAAATATCTACGTTATACAATGATCGTTCATGACTTGCCATTTTAATCTAAAGTGTCTACGATAATCAATTAGTACAttcttttttcaatcaaattatgtttttatgttttctgaGTTTGTGGTCGGTTTAATTATCATATCATTTACATagttttatgttatttataatgCAAGTTTCCTACGCTACAAAAGGACACTAACTCTCGCACAAAGTTCTAACAAACCAGTATAATTCCATAAGATACCTAACTATATAAAAGAGACAATATTTTCCTCCATCAGACAAAATCACTCTTGAAATAGGAAAATGCggaaatacatttataatccACCTCTTCtctcataaaatcatttttgcatAGCAATTTTTTGCAAGGGGAAAGATGGCTTTGGGGAGAGGGTACTATACATCACCGGTCTTCAGACTCTATACTGTAccaaataaaatgaagaaatgacTTACGTGGACTGTTCAAATCCATATTTCTTGGAGAAGTGGATGTTCTGAATTGGGAAGCAATCGGGGGACGAGACTATACCAGTGTAGGCCTCTGTAAATACACGTcaagtgatacatgtacagtatgaaTCTCGGCAAACATCGATGGCAGGCGTACATGCAGATGTGCTAACTGTGCGATTTAcaattctataaaaatattgGCATTCATAACATCTAACAAGCTGATTTACTTGAGGTAAGTATATGGCATAGCCACACTCTATGGTTCCTAATACTGGCTGACCATATGCATTGAATTAATATCCGACTTTATACCTTTCTTCATCAGAATTAATAATTCCAAATAAGATTAATCAACCTGATGATATATTTTGGAGTTACGTACACTCATGTGAAAGTCAAGTTGAATTTGTTACAAAATACCTCCTGTAAAGTTTCCAGAGAAGGCCAAGACATTCACGTGCTCATTGGGGATCGCAGCGGCCCCGATAACGACCTCTCCATCGAACTTTGACCCTGGAATGACCCCTCTAGGACGGAATGGACGACTGATTGCAGTGATATTACACTTCTTCGTTTTAAAGTCAACGATGtacattttattctataaaaataatacatgtaacctTTTCAAAACCTTTTAAAGGCTGGGCCATTTTTTCATAGATAGATATAAAAAGAACTGTTCATTTAATCTTCAAAGGTTTTTCATGTATTGCATAATGATAAAGGTACTATAAATAATTTCTGTTCGCTAATTCGTAATGCaagttatttattttggttTCTTTAGCGCTTTTATagtctttatatttacattttacagtgTCTTTGaatgtgataacactacgtatcgattttgaatttatacagtccaataaattcaaatgacgtataattgggGCGCGAGTGGGGTTTgcttaatattcatatttaatcgtacaattgctgaaaattatataaatattaataataaagaatcattcctTGAATATCatgaagtgataatttcggtcggggcgtgatcaaatctatcgtTAAGCCCTTCGgactttatttgatttgatctcACCCCCCGAGCAAAATTATCACCCCATAACACTAAGAGAATAATTTCTTATTCCTTAATCAAAATGAGAACGTCTTCTTATGTAGGACGACGTACCATTAAACTTCGACTATGTGAAATAAACTTTACCATGTATGGGGACTTATTTAGGACATCAGTTTTTTCTGTGGATCAGGTGACTTTAACCTTTGTGAGCTTCGACCATGTGAAATAAACTGTACCATGTATGGGGGCTTATTTAGGACATCAATTTTTTCTGTCGATCATGTGACTTTAACCTTTGTGAGAACTCACCTCCCGGTGTAAGATAAGGATGTCAtagatttctttttctgacccAATCTCAATCTCGGTCATAATTCGTTCCCTCTGCATGGTCTCATCGTAGACCAAGAAACGTTTCTCTTCGTACTTTTGTGAGGGGTCTACCTGAAAGtatatctttattctatggaGGAAGTATATGAGACCTATAGCAGCGAAAcgccattttttgaaaataaaaaaaatgagaagTATTGCAAAATCAAACTTTATCCATGATAACTAAGCGCTCTGAAATTCTTATATTGTTGTTGTatgaattaaattatcattttgtcAATTGCATAGTAGGTGACGTAGTAATCGAATAATACGAAGCTTTATAAAGACTGTACATGTGTGTTACATAGGTTTGAAGAATCATGAAATAACTAAAGTTACCCTTATCTCTCTTGCTTCCCATTGTGGCGGAGAGCctgcaaaataaatataaacaaagttgttttttttttttaaatgactatTCGTAAGTTTCAAAAGTCGGTTTTTTGgtaactagtacatgtatataactatgcatttaaaatcaaactaTTTGAAGATATGGTTTTTGAACGtacaagcaaatatttttcttaaacagattttatgaagaaaaaaaaataaacccattGGTTtgcaaagattttcaaagaatcaAAATCATTTAGACACGTCCTAGTGTCTTATGAAATACTAATTTCAAAATTCCAAACACCTAGCACCCGGTTGTGATGTCTGGCGAAACATTTGATGTTTATATGAATGACGAAACTGTGGgttttaaacaaattgtatCTCCAAAACCTAAAAGCTAAATTCAATTCTGTTGAGCTTTTAAAAGAAACGAAAAATCAAAATGACTTCATATGACTTATTTCCATCAATTACATATACTTACTACACGGTACAGGGGCCTGAGCAGACACAGCTGCTACGGACAGACAGAGCACGGCGAGAAACATCCTTCGGGCGAATGGTAACGACCAATAGTGGAACCACACAGGTGAGGGCCCTGGCTTTTGTTCTAGATGTCGTCTGATAAGACCGATCGTTGTCTTGAAACTATATCTACTACCAACTTGTACACGTCTGCTAACTAGGATATTTTGGAAGACGGTTCAAACACACATCAATGATGTGTGAAATGCAATACCGGTATGTGAACCGCAACACGCGGAACTCGACTTTATATACAGTCTCTGAAAACTGTCTTGAGCTGAAAACACTTTacaaatgttcaaaatataattgtattgaATAAATAACCAACTTATTTTCAGTGAGCATGATGTGACGAACTAAAATTACTCTGttggaatgtacatgtacgagTATGTTAATGCAAAATTACGAAAgaaaatacatgaacatgtaatcctagtacattttcattttctttaaactgtTAAAGGATAACAATAAATTCCAATGATATGAATGAAAATCTACTGTATGGTAGCACTaatattctttttcaaataagtaggtcaatgacctcaTTTTCTTCCAAGTGTCCTCTGAGTGTTTATCGAAAAATCCATCGAAATTGTACACACCACAGTTTTCTTTGTTGTGAAAtgataacaaataataaaatagtgGAAAATGAATAGCTTACTTACTATATAGTTTTAGATTGAATTTATTCCTAATTTTCCTCTCTCCATTTTCTAAGTTTTAccaaattataacaaaaacatttaaaaaaaaccccacaaatcaatacaaatacaaaacaaactaaaactGAATAGGAGCTCTAAACTTTTAATGATAATCCATGTCTATTGTCGGTATTTTGCTGGTTTTGAATTTTATGAATGCATAATATTTACTTTTtcgttttgcctcggactaaaATGTCTCGgcgtcacgtgattgccttacaaatttctttaaaaggcgaGCCTCAAAATTTGTACGACAGCATGGCgaacgtaacgttatttgaacttatttttaaacaaacgtttgtttacatatcaaactttaggtcctcgacaaaacaaaacacttattaggtttgttactgactgtttacagaaatttgtggggtcggtaaagtccataatcccacaaatttctgtaaacagccaataacaaacctaataagtaatacaCTTTTAAAATTACAGTTCTGCAAAACATTTTTAGCGGGAGGaaacgaaaatgaaaaaaaaatagtcagaGTTTCATCTATTTCACAACAAGTCATCtttgtcattttatattttcctcaaataaacaaaacatgccATTGGATATAAGTCTCGATACAGTCAAACTTTTATTAAGTAGTCACCTTTCGGAGGCACACAAAGTGACCTCTTAACAGAGGTGACCTTTGAATAGAGACTTTGGAATTTGTCCATCAGCAATTAccttatgtaaacaaatattagAGTTTTAATATACTCGCAATTTAGCATACTGatcaaaataatgaataaagtaacTGTTTGGATTTTAATAGCATTTattatacatgcatttacaaattacattcagtgcaattacaaaacaaagaattgtgcaggcaatttttaattttttttttaatttttgaaaaagtcaCTTAGTTTTGTCTGCACTCTTGACTTGCACTTCTGTTATCATATCATCAATAActaagtttatttaaaatttgagcatGGCCATGAACTTTTGCATAAACTTTCATTTCTGCCAAATTCTTGCAGAACTTTTCCCGACAAATAACAGATTCACACTCCTCACTCTCTTCTTCCTCATAATCCTCATCTCCTTCTCATTCATTTCCTCTATTATCTCTGAAGTTGGCTTGTCCCAGTCCCTTTCTTGATTGTCACATGTTCGCGTCCATCTTGACTAACTCTAGGAATTCACAACCGAAAAGTTCCCTTGACAGCTGTAGGACAGCAAGTGggacatcatcatcattatcatcatcatcatcatcatcatcatcatcaccaccATCATTCACATCCACTTCAGTTGTTGGAAGGTTGTCATTTTGCAAATCAACAAAACCGCATTTTTTATAACACTTCACTATAGTTGACGTTTCAACTTCTTTCCAACGTCTGTCAATCCAGTAGATTGCATCCAGCAGAGAAATATTTTTCAGGATTTCTGATCCACATTTGGAGCTGTGATCCATTTCACGAACCATTTTCTTAAGTTTCTAAATTTCAGTTTGAGGGTTTGAATTATTCCTTGGTCCATTTGCTGTAATTGTGTTGTAGTGTTTGTTGGGAAAAACAAACTGAAGTTTAATGTTAGACAGGTTTATTTTCAGGTGTGATGGTGCATCGtcaagaaaaagtaaaattttcctTTTCTGGCGGACCTTTTTTTCTGTTGACAGACTTTAACCACTCTTCCATGATGTGGGAAGTCATCCCAGCTTTTTTATTGAACTTGGAGACAACTGGTAGTGCACTTGGGTCCACCCTATTAAAGCATCTCGgcttttgaacaattttcaaagtaataaacagtttaattaaatatttacgtagaaatttcaatttcttgttcCCTGAAAATTGTAGTTCTTATGGGAATGCAGTCTGGAGATGATACAATTGTATGTTTCATCcctgaaatgaaatgaaaacggTTTTATAAAAGACATAAAACCCCGAAAAAGTTGAAAGTTCAATCGGAATCATAAGTTAACGACGTATATAGGTTTTACATTATTGTGTCATTCATTGATTACTAAATGTACCATTGAGCATAATACcgcaagaaaataaaattgaatttgatattataatgaaaaaaaaaatgcaataagtAAGAGTGgatcttttaattataatatataagtgGGGATATTTTGCATAAATACTACATTTGGTAAATCGGTGTTTTGTACGTTACCGTGTCACTAccaaaagaaatatacatgtacattattaatGGACGGATAATGAATTCATTGATAAATTTACCGTCTGTTTTGTTCGAAACAAATTGTAAAACAGTAAGTTTTTCTTTCGGATATCCAGATGCCCCAACTAAATT containing:
- the LOC105318459 gene encoding beta-2 adrenergic receptor — translated: MSELYINLRAQTDFVLAILSFTMVPVVLIGNLLVIISLIKFKFRFRNVTNLFIGSLSVADCLLGVLTLPIYASFYLDGERLASMKFLCLCKFSSCVCSMSASLTSLVAIAVDRYIAIIHPLKYPMIMTRRRAFAIIFFLWMYNSFLFAFPFMVNNYRSDSKECDFFQVLPQAYSLSSTFGAIFICLTATLYMYIRIFRVAQKHKKRVNKYKKTLKSSSDKKFERETKSAKTMAIILFLFYAFWIPFMVTGPLKYLNLDKNLSEAIKSITLFIAMSNSGVNPILYCWMRKDFKAAFKAIILCYSRAQSEETFREASVGSNGEMKKNGNRHSPEETEGPKHNPVTKVGSIGSLTSGVTEKGHDDAITTVVCISKENMKALTPD
- the LOC105318458 gene encoding mammalian ependymin-related protein 1; translation: MFLAVLCLSVAAVSAQAPVPCSSPPQWEAREIRVDPSQKYEEKRFLVYDETMQRERIMTEIEIGSEKEIYDILILHRENKMYIVDFKTKKCNITAISRPFRPRGVIPGSKFDGEVVIGAAAIPNEHVNVLAFSGNFTGEAYTGIVSSPDCFPIQNIHFSKKYGFEQSTYYDLKVGISDPELFIPPRECAPPGY